A DNA window from Canis lupus familiaris isolate Mischka breed German Shepherd chromosome 10, alternate assembly UU_Cfam_GSD_1.0, whole genome shotgun sequence contains the following coding sequences:
- the HMOX1 gene encoding heme oxygenase 1 (The RefSeq protein has 1 substitution compared to this genomic sequence) — MERPQPDSMPQDLSEALKEATKEVHTQAENAEFMKNFQKGQVTRKGFKLVMASLYHVYEALEEEIEHNRENPVYAPLYFPEELHRKAALERDMAFWYGPRWHEAIPYTQATRRYVQRLQEVGRREPELLVAHAYTRYLGDLSGGQVLKKIAQKALDLPSSGEGVDFFTFPNIASATKFKQLYRSRMNSLEMTPEVRQRVIEEAKTAFLLNIQLFEELQELLSKDTEDQSPSQASGLRQRVGSRAQDSTPAETPRGKPQLNLPSQAPLLRWVLTLSFLVATVAVGLYVM, encoded by the exons CATGCCCCAGGATCTGTCAGAGGCCCTGAAGGAGGCCACCAAGGAGGTGCATACCCAGGCAGAGAATGCCGAGTTCATGAAGAACTTTCAGAAGGGCCAGGTGACCCGAAAAGGCTTTAAG CTGGTTATGGCTTCCTTGTACCACGTCTACGAGGCCCTGGAGGAGGAGATCGAGCACAACAGGGAGAACCCGGTCTACGCCCCCCTCTACTTCCCAGAAGAGCTGCACCGCAAGGCCGCCCTGGAGAGGGACATGGCCTTCTGGTACGGCCCCCGCTGGCACGAGGCCATCCCCTACACGCAGGCCACCCGCCGCTACGTGCATCGCCTCCAGGAGGTGGGGCGCAGGGAGCCAGAGCTGCTGGTGGCCCACGCCTACACCCGCTACCTCGGTGACCTGTCGGGGGGCCAGGTCCTCAAGAAGATTGCTCAGAAGGCCCTGGACCTGCCCAGCTCCGGGGAGGGCGTCGACTTCTTCACCTTCCCCAACATCGCCAGTGCCACGAAGTTCAAGCAGCTGTATCGCTCCCGCATGAACTCTCTGGAGATGACGCCCGAGGTCAGGCAGAGGGTCATCGAAGAGGCCAAGACTGCCTTCCTGCTGAACATTCAG CTGTTTGAGGAGCTGCAGGAGCTGCTGAGCAAGGACACTGAGGACCAGAGCCCCTCGCAGGCCTCAGGGCTACGACAACGGGTTGGCAGCAGAGCACAAG aCTCGACTCCCGCGGAGACTCCCAGAGGGAAGCCCCAGCTCAACCTTCCGTCCCAGGCACCGCTCCTCCGATGGGTCCTTACACTCAGCTTTTTGGTGGCAACGGTGGCTGTGGGACTTTATGTCATGTGA